From Procambarus clarkii isolate CNS0578487 chromosome 49, FALCON_Pclarkii_2.0, whole genome shotgun sequence, a single genomic window includes:
- the LOC138351421 gene encoding uncharacterized protein: MYFNGFMEMIKGFMKMLNGFMKMIKGFMKMLKGFVKMLKGFMKMLKGFMKMLNGFMEMLKSFMKMLKCFKKMLNSFMKMLKGFKKMLKSFMKMLNGFVKMLNSFMEMLKGFMKMLKGFMKMLNGFMEMLKGFMKMLKGFMEMLKSFMKMLKGFKKMLKGFMKMCPLTR, from the coding sequence ATGTACTTTAATGGCTTCATGGAAATGATAAAAGGCTTCATGAAAATGTTAAATGGCTTCATGAAAATGATAAAAGGCTTCATGAAAATGTTAAAAGGCTTCGTGAAAATGTTAAAGGGCTTCATGAAAATGTTAAAAGGCTTCATGAAAATGTTAAATGGCTTCATGGAAATGCTAAAAAGCTTCATGAAAATGTTAAAATGcttcaagaaaatgctaaacagctTCATGAAAATGTTAAAAGGCTTCAAGAAAATGCTAAAAAGCTTCATGAAAATGTTAAATGGCTTCGTGAAAATGCTAAATAGCTTCATGGAAATGCTAAAGGGCTTCATGAAAATGCTAAAAGGCTTCATGAAAATGTTAAATGGCTTCATGGAAATGCTAAAAGGCTTCATGAAAATGCTAAAAGGCTTCATGGAAATGCTAAAAAGCTTCATGAAAATGTTAAAAGGCTTCAAGAAAATGCTAAAAGGCTTCATGaaaatgtgtccactcacaagatga
- the LOC138351422 gene encoding probable WRKY transcription factor protein 1 — protein sequence MATSSSETAALENVHHRATQIIPELSQLSYQERLRAVELTALQTRHDRADLIDTFKIVNNLEDVDPEKFFKRSDTTLTLCKCITDDKSQYTDDNNQYTDDNNQYTNDNNQYTDDNNQYTDDNNQYTDDNHQYTDDNNQYTDDNNQYTDDNNQYTDDNNQYTDDNIQYTDDNNQYTDDNNQCQDGGHR from the exons ATGGCGACCTCGTCTTCAGAAACAGCTGCTCTGGAGAATGTGCATCACCGGGCAACACAAATtattccagaactaagtcaactgtcatatcaggaacggttgagggccgtggaactaacagcactacaaaccaggcatgacagggcggatctcatcgacACTTTTAAAAtagtgaacaatttggaggatgttgatccggagaagttcttcaaaagatcagat ACAACactgactctctgcaagtgtaTCACTGATGACAAGAGTCAATACACTGATGACAACAATCAATACACTGATGACAACAATCAATACACTAATGACAACAATCAATACACTGATGACAACAATCAATACACTGATGACAACAATCAATACACTGATGACAACCATCAGTACACTGATGACAACAATCAGTACACTGATGACAACAATCAATACACTGATGACAACAATCAATACACTGATGACAACAATCAATACACTGATGACAACATTCAATACACTGATGACAACAATCAGTACACTGATGACAACAATCAATGCCAGGATGGAGGCCACAGATAG